In a single window of the Jaculus jaculus isolate mJacJac1 chromosome 9, mJacJac1.mat.Y.cur, whole genome shotgun sequence genome:
- the LOC101610468 gene encoding intraflagellar transport protein 20 homolog: MAKDILGEAGLHFDELNKLRVLDPEVTQQTIELKEECKDFVDKIGQFQKIVGGLIELVDQLAKEAENEKMKAIGARNLLKSIAKQREAQQQQLQALIVEKKMQLERYQVEYEALCKVEAEENEFIDQFNFQK; the protein is encoded by the coding sequence ATGGCCAAGGACATCCTGGGGGAAGCAGGGCTGCACTTTGATGAGCTGAACAAGCTGCGGGTGTTGGACCCAGAGGTTACCCAGCAGACCATAGAGCTCAAGGAAGAGTGCAAGGACTTTGTGGACAAAATTGGCCAGTTTCAGAAAATAGTTGGTGGTCTAATTGAGCTTGTTGACCAACTAGCAAAAGAAGCAGAAAACGAGAAGATGAAGGCCATTGGTGCCCGGAACTTGCTCAAATCCATAGCGAAGCAGAGAGAAGCCCAACAGCAGCAACTGCAAGCCCTGATAGTGGAAAAGAAAATGCAGCTAGAAAGGTATCAGGTTGAATATGAAGCTTTGTGTAAAGTAGAAGcagaagaaaatgaatttattgaccagtttaattttcagaaatga